From the Cloeon dipterum chromosome 4, ieCloDipt1.1, whole genome shotgun sequence genome, the window tatgaaaattgcaaactgaTTGACGAATTAAactcctttttattaattacgttaATATCTTTATTTGAACTCTCTGCATTTATCAAAtggaaaagtagaaattaCACACTGCCGTTGAACTGCTTTGTAACATTGATTCATGATGTTGATTTATTGGAACGTAAGTGACTCGATGCTCTTTGTGGTTTTGTAgttaatatattgttttttcatttccatcaTTTCCAatacactttaaaatttgagcataTATCCACGTAAAGCCCTAATTAATCGCAATTTGAGGATAATATTgagagcaaatttaatcaatattactatctatattatttataaaattataatgataaattaataacttaataaaatcaaagtctTCTCATGAGCGCAAGAGAAACGCGCCAGAATTTGTGCGTGGCGCCAGCATCGCATATTTGCACCAGCGCGAAATTTAAGTTGCCTCTGGcctcagattttaaattatttactagCTTTCCACACGTGCCTTAACTCTGCAGTGAGCTAGCTATTCAGTTaaggaattttttgttatattcCGCGGAAAAAATAGAGACTTTGTTGTGGTCAAgggaaacgaaaaaattattaaatactcCATGCAGAATCCAGCCTGATCCGAACTTTTGACTTCCACTGTACTTTTTAAAGATGGCTGCCTTTGTTTACCACCGCTGATGCTGACTGCTTCGAGCGGGCCAAACACAGTCTCAAATTGAAGAAGGTTATGTCGAATTTTTTACCCGAGTTGGAACAACTTAAGTGATTCAAGCTGGAGTCGACGTGCAAAATGAACTCCACCAGCCTGTATGTTTCGACGTGCCGCGTGGTTCTCCAGGCGGACAGCGAAGATCCATCCAGCTGGGGAGACCTTTACCGGCTGGTGCCCTATCTAAGACAAAGTCTGTCCTGTACTGTCTGCGGGAATTTACTGATTGAACCTTTCACACCCACGGACACGAACTGTCAGCACCATGTCTGCAAGGTTCGACCACTCTACGAAGCTAAAATTAGTGCTGTCCGAACTTTCCCACCAAAACATTTGCTCAAGGACACTTCCCATTCACTCCATTGTTTACATCACTTTCGATTTCACCCTTGAACTCTAGATGTTACATTTTTGGCAATTGTCACCgcgaaaacaaatattttcgctacttttaatattaataaaaattccgagAAATTGATACAAGAAATAGATTTTGTTTCTTATGGTTGACAAATTCGTGGGGATAACTTTTTGTGTCtcttttttaatggttttgtggattaaattctcaatttgtggctgatttttttagaaataaataatttgatctcATTTTTCAGGGCTGtcaaggaggaaaaaagaaattgaaaccCTCCTGCGGCTGGTGTAAAAACTATGAAAAATACGTTGAAAACGTTCAATTGCGGATTCTTCTGCAGTGCTATAAAAAACTGTGCGAGTACATAACAAGCACATCGATATACCGAAAAATTGCATCCGCCATCCCCACCAATGGAGGCAGTTTAGTTGATTTAATCAACGAAGGTGCAGGTTTCAAGGTATGGAGCGCCTTATAGTTAAAACAACAAACGCCCTAACAAAGTTCAATTTTCCAGGACGACTACAAGAGTACAGCTGGCCTTTCAAAGTCTGCATACAGCATCTTACCATGCGTGTACACAAGCAGTTCGACGCAGACCTCTGGGGCGATAGCAACGACACCCTCTGCCACAGCAGCCGTTTCTACTGCGGCGTCCACCAAAGTGGACACTCCTCCCCCCATTAAAACCGTCTCGAACGGCCAGTCGCTGTACTCAGTCATGTACGCCAGCGGTAACAAGATCACCATCAAACGAAAGGCGAGCGGCGAGCAAATTTTGCAGACAGCGCCAGCCGCGGCGACTACAGTGCTGCAGCCTGCCACCACCGCGGCAGCCACTGTCGCACAGACGCCCATGACGGTGGCCACTGCGCCGGTTGAGGTGACTGAGAACGAGTTCAAGAAGCCCAAACAAGTCAGCgtggtaatgaaaatttaacattatttttcttgttttttattgagatttttaaatgatagGCGTTAGCGGTAACTCACATTATGTGCTCAATGTTTATCAGGTGAAATCGCCCAAACCGAAAACTAAGAAGAAAGGCTGCCGCTGTGGAAATGCAACAGCAACACCAGGGAAGCTGACATGTTGCGGGCAGCGATGTCCGTGCTATGTGGAAGCTAAAGCTTGTGTCGAATGCCGATGCAGAGGTTGCCGCAACCCTCATCGTCCAGGAGGCAAAAAGGTGAGCTCatgcaaattcaaaaattaagcttCTTGTCtcaggtaaaatattaatgccTTCTCTTCCTAACTACGTCctggcattttatttcatctttatttttctgaatctGGGAAGTCTCATTGaatgcaaaaacattttatttaagccTTTTCTTCTTTGTTCAGCAAACATAGATTTTATCCTATCTGTTAACTGCAATAATGCCTCTATTAAAGTCAAGTGAAAGAAATTGTTGTTGACCTCTTAAGGATTTCATTAAGCAGCACCAATCTGTTGTGGAAGTAATATTGATTGTATCATTCCACCTGTCTTGCTTTTGTAGGTGCGGCCACACATTCCCGAGCTCCATTCGATCCAGATTCACCTTCCGACACAGACGACTGGCCAGACAACAGCGGGTGCAGCTGTCAGCGTGGCCCAGCAGTTGACGGCCACGACGCATCACTTGCACAACACAAGTGGCGGCATGATGATCACAGCGAGCCCCAGCCGACAGCTGCACCAAATCGTGGCCACCAGCGTCGGCCACACGTCGACCATACTGGAGGCGAAGAATCTGCAGGGCCAGCAAATCTTAGGCGTGCACCCGCAGCTGGTATACGCACCCTCGTCCACTCTCAACCTGCAAAACGTGTCGAGTGTGTTGCCAGCAGCCTTGTTAGTGGGGGACGAGAAGTCTCCGTCGAACTCTGATTCAGAGACTGAGGACAGCGACGTGGACGTTGATGTGTGACCTGAACTAATTATGTGAACATGTTTGGGGAGCGAATGGGACTTCATGACATCATCCCTCGTTTTCATCAGTCGGTTGGGTACTTCAACCGCGTCAAATGTGTACATTTTGGCAGTTTTTTCGCCTTAATTTGAAATCGCAATTAGTTCCGACACTTAATATGACTTCTTAAGTCAAGGAATTGTGTAAACTGTATTCAGCTTTAATTTACTTAGTGAAAAATCGGTATATATGATGTGGAAGATTTATATATTACTTTAAAAGAACATGCTgttctctaaaaataaattaatccatAATATATGCTTCAAGAGCAAAAGTATGTTTGAAATCGCGTGCACATAATTTTGGTATTTGCTGTTTTGAAAACTAATTTGCGTGGtttcaaaaaaaatcttgatgaGAAATAACTAATTAGAGGAATTTGGtctaatgaaaatttgatttaacgTCTTCCAACTTGTAAGcgagttttctttttcaaattcatttgcaCTTGAATGCATGATGGATAACATAATTTCATCTCCACCGGTCCTTTTCCTTATTTGCTTAACATTTTGTCTGGAAGTAGAATAGGCTCAGGTTCCATTATATCACGCCAGTTGGGGTTCTTGTTTAAGCGCTGACAATTTTAGTGGAAATGTTGGAAAGATCATTGCAGAGTACAAGACTTTCAGCATTCCGATGTCACACGATTTTCAGTATTGGCTACAATTGCAGGCACGATCTctagtcattttttaatatcatcttctctatatttttgtaattactTGGTAACTTTTAGTTCTTACTGACATTGAAAATGCTCTTGTATTCATTGCTTGTGTAGATTGGAAAACTTTTGTTAGCAAAGTATATCTTTGCCATTACTTGTGGATATCACATAGAATGATTGAATAAATGATTAGATCTTAAAATAAGGATAACTGtgtattattcaaattgtaaattataaaataatgcaagtTACAACTTACAACTAAGCTGCATCGTCACAACACAGTGTcccattaatattaaattttcgcatAATGAAGCTAAACGTGGTTATAAACTAGTGCGTTCATCGGGATCAAGCATTTTCGGGTACCGCGAACGCACTATTACAAAATCCCGCGCTCAACATGATTTACAATACAAGCAGCTGATTCAGCCGCTCCAAACTCAGTCACAATCCGGAATCAATGATTGTATTTTGCGTCTAAAAGGGATGGTAAGTGCTTGGATAGCGGACGGGTAGACCTGCTTCCATGTGTTGTGCTGCGTGCTCCCAGCCCAAGTTTTGCAAATACTGCAGTGACTTCAGGTCTAAGTCCTTGCTTTGCTTTTCTTCTTGCTGCTTCTGAGTAAACTTCAACGCTCTGCCATAATGCTCAAACACAACCGCATGTTGGATGGAAAACGGCACCACCTGTTCAAGATCAAATTGAGCCaagttttaaatgcatttaatGCGAATAACGATATTTTCATACTCTGGTGTCACTGTAGTCAGCGTATTTGAGAATTTCCTTCATGATAGAGTCCAATTCTTCGCGCGTAGGCGACGGCAGCGCAACACCTGAATCTTTAGGAGCGGTATCTACAGCGTCTAACTTTTGCTGTGATGCCAAATACAGTTCAGAGAGGATCAACCCCTTCCGCACATGTGCGTCAACCAAAGCAAGCTTCTGCTTTTCCATTTGCCTGCAAATTTTTCGtgttaaatagtttttttctgaattttaaggcacttatattacgttttgatttttgtagaGTCAGGTCTGGAATCATTCTTTAGCCCAAAATAGGACAGCAGTGTATCTtggttgattaaattaatgattctGTCAGCTAGGCCAAGAGCTTCCAAAGTCAGGCTTTTGTAAGCGAAGAACAGCTCAGAATTATTGTTCTCGCTGAGAAAATCGTACAGGGATTGTAGGCGAGAGAGCAGAAGAGGTAGGTGATCTTCGAAGTTGGTATTGAGCTCGTCAAAAATCGTTTTGCTTAGTTTCATGTTATCACCATGCAGACCTGAAAGTTTCAATTAATGCACGCTTTCCCAAATTAATGACAAAGTTGCCTTACCAATTTTAGCCATCCAGCTGATCTTTGTATCTCTGAGGGCATCCTTAAAGTCGTCTGCTTTACTGCGCTCCTTTTCCTTGTTGCTTTCCTTGCTATCTGAAGACGAAGAAGTGCAAACAGCCATCGCAACTTTGCTGCCGTTGCTGCTTTGCTTTCTAGGCGGTTCAGGGGGCAAGATGTACCTGAAGCTGTACAAATCCTGTTTCCAGGTATATTAGAATCCTTAAATCTGGGCGTCTGAACAACTTACAACTTTCTTTCCTATCTCGTCCTTTGCATAAGAGATTGTGCCAGACAAATACTGTCCCATCGTGGCTCCTTTAAGACTCCTGTAAAACAAAAcccttttacaaaaattaattttacaccaGTAAAGAGGAAAGCACAAAGATGAAATTCGTCAATGTTGTTTAGCGGCGAAACGAACATTGCCTCTCAACTTTAATGGTAAATATTCACATGCGAAAAGGAAGCACACATGAACATACCACATGCTGTCTGCTCTTTTTCTATGATTGCTCCAGTCACAATTGGAAAACAAGTGAGAACATGAGATACGGTGAATAAGCGCAGCATTTTACGAGATATTATGCTAAGCACATTATCTGCTTTTTTCAAGAgtttaactttaaaaacaaatgtgCAAACTTACTTCTCGTTAGGCAACGGAGTTATGTAAATAGGTTGAGTGGTGCCAGGAGCCAAAACGATTGGCTGCGCCTTTTTCCCTGCGATTAAAGCTTGCGAGTGGCTGGTATAAACGTCCAGAGTAAGCGTTGAAGGCAACTTTTGAGCCAGTAAAAGGGTGAGGTCAGTGAGGCGATCCAGGAGCTCGCGTCTCTCATGTCGAACGTGCATTTTAAGAACAAAGTCTCCCTTTTCCACTTTTACCAAATACTGAAACATACACAAAAGGTTTTCAGGAGGACTGATAATATGGAAAATGTCAACAGGAATGTTAAGTTAGAATAGTCTAGGTTTAGGCCAGTTTTGTGCTCTAGCAAATAATACCTTGCACGGATAAGCGTCACCAGCTGCAATTAGTTGCTTGTTGCTATCGAAAAGCATCCACAGTTGGGACTCATACTCTGACTCGTAGAGCAAATCACTAAGTAGAGCACTGGAATAGAACACGTTTAAAAAAGAGctgctcaaatttaaaaattgcaattaaaccTGTTTGGTGAAATCTCTGTAGCTTTGTTGATGTGAAAAGAGTACGAAAGCTGCAATTCGTAAATTTGCCGCGAGGGAGGGATCACGTCCCTAGTTCCTAGAGCGCAAACTTTGGCGTCGTTGGGTCGCAACACCTGTACTTGGGTCTTCAACGATATGGTCGGCGACAGTTCCTCGTGTCTCAGACTACTCCGCACCTCCAGGTGCAAGATGCCATCAGCACCATGCATCATCACCGTTGGCGATTCTGGTTTCAGGCCGTAGAAAGACAGGGAATAGTCGATGCACACGTCGCCAAGGCTGGCCCACCACTTAGCAACGACAGCTTCAAGGATGATGCCGCCTTTGACAGGGAAGCCATGCGTCGCTTCTGACTGCTGGCTGATGCTGACCATCTTGTGAAACTCCTGAGTCTTGCACATAAGCTGAGGACGAAGCTGAACGCAATGAAGCACAAAGCGACTGTTTTTGGTGTCTTTGCGAGCTTTCAGGCGCAAAACTAACAAAAGAAAGTTGAAAAAGAGCACTACTAGTAATATGATTACCAACCTCCCCAGGTAGCATCGTCAGGCACTTGAACAAAGTGGCGCTTGATTGTCCCAGGCTTGAAGTAGACGTTGTTAAACGTTAAATCAGGCAATTCGCTCTTATCCACGGCCAAAGGCTTGACCACAGTGATTGGAACTTCAAAAACTGATCCTTTGTCTACACAAGTCACATCGTATGCCTTGATACTATTATCATTCAGATACTTTAGTATGAATCAAAAGAACATAATTGCCACTTTTATTACCAAGTTGAGTGCACACCAGGTTCTAGAGCAGTTGGATCCACTTTGATTGTAAATGGTCTGTTCATATACATCATGTCCAAATGGCTCGGATACTCAACCCATGGAGCAGAACATGCCAGAGCAAATCGTAtgttgaattcaatttttgatttaggatctgcaagaaatttaatacaattaaacacagtattaaatattattaatgaatACAACTAGAGAGCATTTTTTCCTGTCACAGGAACTGGGAAATCAGTATTGAGTTGAATTAAacttaagaattttaaagcttactgaaaaaaaatttggtcgCCCCCAGAAACCAGCTTCCCTTGTTTTACAAGACAAGAACATTACCAGCATAGTCATTTTTGAGGAAGAAAGGCTCAACAGTGATACTCTGCTCTTTCGCTGTATCCTGCAGACCGCCTCTCAAATGGATTCCTTTGCCAGACGTGCCACAAGTTATGTGGAAGCGAACATCTCGTTCACAAGCGTCTGCGTATTTACAGAGGTGGGCGAACGCCTTTTCGACTTGCAGCAAGCCATGTCCTTGGGCAAAATCATCAAGGTCCTCCATGTACTGGGCAGTGTTTTCAAGGGCCCTCTTCATACTGTATGGAGAGTATGGCAGCGAACGAGCTTTCATTCCAGAAACCAACAAAGCTGCGAATATTTAAATGGTCAGtattcacttaaaaaaaaaacttgaaaataatcacTCACCAACCGCGCCACACACGTGTGGAGCAGCCATGCTGGTGCCGTTCATGAGTTGGGTGCCTCTCAGGGTGAAAGCAGGCACAGAAGCGATGGCGCCTCCAGGAGCACAAATGCTGACGCCAAAATCGCCGTCCGTGGTTGGCCCACGAGACGTCCACGTGTATGGAGTGCCAGGCAGCTTTTTGCGCATTGAATATTCAGCTACCATCATGTCGGGAGACACGTAGGCGCCAACCCCAATGACAGCGTTTGTGCTTATGTCAGGAGGAGTGCTGATGGTGCAAAGGGCTGGTCCATTGTTGCCGGCAGAAGCAATCCAGATCACGCCGTAATTGTTAATAACCTCATTCATCAGCTCACCAACTCGCCTTCAATAAAAAGATGTAAGCAGGAGGGAAGGAAAAACTATAGTGTATTTGCAGAAAACCCGCACGTCATTCACAAaccatttgttattttttggtttcaatTTATCATTTCTATTATTAACACCAAAATATTTAGTGGCATTGGATCTATTGGCTTTGGACAAAATAgacacgtaaattattcagagacgagtttgaataattttaaatttaaatttttgtaactaCTGGTGTGCTATCCActaaacaacaaacaaataaattttatgtagaGAAAAAATAGAACCAGGCTTCATTCCGTCGTTTTAATTCCCGACCAGTTTTGACGTCATCAAGTATgtcctattcatgaggcagttGAGGCATGCTCCAAAATGGTCGAGATATAAAACGACGAAATTGAAACAACGATGATGAAGCctggtattattttttctcaacataAAAACAACCTCGGGGTGTCACCtatttcgaaatttaaaaaataaattttacttgtctgtttcaataatttacgtGTCCATTTTgtcaaaagcaaataaatataatacagCGTTATAGCATTAATCTGGCAATTATTTTACAGACTTCACTTCATGATATTATCAGTTATCAGCGCAGAAAATAGGCAAAATTTACAGATGTGGAAACAGGGTTGCATGTTTTGCTTACCACTCGGTTTTTCACCAAtggttttaaatgaattattactactccaattttttccaatttcttgcatgctagaaatgaatttattctgtATTTACCCTGTGAAAacctaaaatttgcggtcagactggtgaaaattttcttctacTGTGCggctttttctttcaaactgTCACTTGCTGCctcattttctccaaaaaattttCTGACATTTTTTCAACTCAAGGTCATGAGCtaacaattagaaaattatcaaaaactgACTGAGGCGCAAGCATTGTcggcaagaaactggtaaaaattgaaa encodes:
- the msl-2 gene encoding E3 ubiquitin-protein ligase MSL2, whose protein sequence is MNSTSLYVSTCRVVLQADSEDPSSWGDLYRLVPYLRQSLSCTVCGNLLIEPFTPTDTNCQHHVCKGCQGGKKKLKPSCGWCKNYEKYVENVQLRILLQCYKKLCEYITSTSIYRKIASAIPTNGGSLVDLINEGAGFKDDYKSTAGLSKSAYSILPCVYTSSSTQTSGAIATTPSATAAVSTAASTKVDTPPPIKTVSNGQSLYSVMYASGNKITIKRKASGEQILQTAPAAATTVLQPATTAAATVAQTPMTVATAPVEVTENEFKKPKQVSVVKSPKPKTKKKGCRCGNATATPGKLTCCGQRCPCYVEAKACVECRCRGCRNPHRPGGKKVRPHIPELHSIQIHLPTQTTGQTTAGAAVSVAQQLTATTHHLHNTSGGMMITASPSRQLHQIVATSVGHTSTILEAKNLQGQQILGVHPQLVYAPSSTLNLQNVSSVLPAALLVGDEKSPSNSDSETEDSDVDVDV
- the TppII gene encoding tripeptidyl-peptidase 2 isoform X2, which translates into the protein MATSNDMVDTDFPSWALLPKKETNVMAFLNKYPEYDGRGTVIAIFDSGVDPGADGLQVTSDGKPKVIERIDCSGAGDVDTSTVVKANDGAILGLTGRKLRIPKDWKNPTGEYHIGVKNAFELYPSKLRERIEKERKERRWDPGHKSAQAEAARKLQEFEAKNPQPTGPDKLMKEDYETQIELLASMEKKYYDPGPAYDCVVFHDGEMWRACVDTTEEGDLEKCVVMGPFRKTRDFAPLTKSDQLHYSVNFHDKGNTLEIVSMCSSHGTHVASIAAAYCPDNPEKNGVAPGAQIVSFTIGDNRLGSMETGTALVRAMTRVMSKEESQDDDGWNGHIDVINMSYGEHVHWSGSGRVGELMNEVINNYGVIWIASAGNNGPALCTISTPPDISTNAVIGVGAYVSPDMMVAEYSMRKKLPGTPYTWTSRGPTTDGDFGVSICAPGGAIASVPAFTLRGTQLMNGTSMAAPHVCGAVALLVSGMKARSLPYSPYSMKRALENTAQYMEDLDDFAQGHGLLQVEKAFAHLCKYADACERDVRFHITCGTSGKGIHLRGGLQDTAKEQSITVEPFFLKNDYADPKSKIEFNIRFALACSAPWVEYPSHLDMMYMNRPFTIKVDPTALEPGVHSTCIKAYDVTCVDKGSVFEVPITVVKPLAVDKSELPDLTFNNVYFKPGTIKRHFVQVPDDATWGVLRLKARKDTKNSRFVLHCVQLRPQLMCKTQEFHKMVSISQQSEATHGFPVKGGIILEAVVAKWWASLGDVCIDYSLSFYGLKPESPTVMMHGADGILHLEVRSSLRHEELSPTISLKTQVQVLRPNDAKVCALGTRDVIPPSRQIYELQLSYSFHINKATEISPNSALLSDLLYESEYESQLWMLFDSNKQLIAAGDAYPCKYLVKVEKGDFVLKMHVRHERRELLDRLTDLTLLLAQKLPSTLTLDVYTSHSQALIAGKKAQPIVLAPGTTQPIYITPLPNEKVLFYRSLKGATMGQYLSGTISYAKDEIGKKVDLYSFRYILPPEPPRKQSSNGSKVAMAVCTSSSSDSKESNKEKERSKADDFKDALRDTKISWMAKIGLHGDNMKLSKTIFDELNTNFEDHLPLLLSRLQSLYDFLSENNNSELFFAYKSLTLEALGLADRIINLINQDTLLSYFGLKNDSRPDSTKIKTQMEKQKLALVDAHVRKGLILSELYLASQQKLDAVDTAPKDSGVALPSPTREELDSIMKEILKYADYSDTRVVPFSIQHAVVFEHYGRALKFTQKQQEEKQSKDLDLKSLQYLQNLGWEHAAQHMEAGLPVRYPSTYHPF
- the TppII gene encoding tripeptidyl-peptidase 2 isoform X3, yielding MATSNDMVDTDFPSWALLPKKETNVMAFLNKYPEYDGRGTVIAIFDSGVDPGADGLQVTSDGKPKVIERIDCSGAGDVDTSTVVKANDGAILGLTGRKLRIPKDWKNPTGEYHIGVKNAFELYPSKLRERIEKERKERRWDPGHKSAQAEAARKLQEFEAKNPQPTGPDKLMKEDYETQIELLASMEKKYYDPGPAYDCVVFHDGEMWRACVDTTEEGDLEKCVVMGPFRKTRDFAPLTKSDQLHYSVNFHDKGNTLEIVSMCSSHGTHVASIAAAYCPDNPEKNGVAPGAQIVSFTIGDNRLGSMETGTALVRAMTRVMSKEESQDDDGWNGHIDVINMSYGEHVHWSGSGRVGELMNEVINNYGVIWIASAGNNGPALCTISTPPDISTNAVIGVGAYVSPDMMVAEYSMRKKLPGTPYTWTSRGPTTDGDFGVSICAPGGAIASVPAFTLRGTQLMNGTSMAAPHVCGAVALLVSGMKARSLPYSPYSMKRALENTAQYMEDLDDFAQGHGLLQVEKAFAHLCKYADACERDVRFHITCGTSGKGIHLRGGLQDTAKEQSITVEPFFLKNDYADPKSKIEFNIRFALACSAPWVEYPSHLDMMYMNRPFTIKVDPTALEPGVHSTCIKAYDVTCVDKGSVFEVPITVVKPLAVDKSELPDLTFNNVYFKPGTIKRHFVQVPDDATWGVLRLKARKDTKNSRFVLHCVQLRPQLMCKTQEFHKMVSISQQSEATHGFPVKGGIILEAVVAKWWASLGDVCIDYSLSFYGLKPESPTVMMHGADGILHLEVRSSLRHEELSPTISLKTQVQVLRPNDAKVCALGTRDVIPPSRQIYELQLSYSFHINKATEISPNSALLSDLLYESEYESQLWMLFDSNKQLIAAGDAYPCKYLVKVEKGDFVLKMHVRHERRELLDRLTDLTLLLAQKLPSTLTLDVYTSHSQALIAGKKAQPIVLAPGTTQPIYITPLPNEKSLKGATMGQYLSGTISYAKDEIGKKVDLYSFRYILPPEPPRKQSSNGSKVAMAVCTSSSSDSKESNKEKERSKADDFKDALRDTKISWMAKIGLHGDNMKLSKTIFDELNTNFEDHLPLLLSRLQSLYDFLSENNNSELFFAYKSLTLEALGLADRIINLINQDTLLSYFGLKNDSRPDSTKIKTQMEKQKLALVDAHVRKGLILSELYLASQQKLDAVDTAPKDSGVALPSPTREELDSIMKEILKYADYSDTRVVPFSIQHAVVFEHYGRALKFTQKQQEEKQSKDLDLKSLQYLQNLGWEHAAQHMEAGLPVRYPSTYHPF
- the TppII gene encoding tripeptidyl-peptidase 2 isoform X1 — encoded protein: MATSNDMVDTDFPSWALLPKKETNVMAFLNKYPEYDGRGTVIAIFDSGVDPGADGLQVTSDGKPKVIERIDCSGAGDVDTSTVVKANDGAILGLTGRKLRIPKDWKNPTGEYHIGVKNAFELYPSKLRERIEKERKERRWDPGHKSAQAEAARKLQEFEAKNPQPTGPDKLMKEDYETQIELLASMEKKYYDPGPAYDCVVFHDGEMWRACVDTTEEGDLEKCVVMGPFRKTRDFAPLTKSDQLHYSVNFHDKGNTLEIVSMCSSHGTHVASIAAAYCPDNPEKNGVAPGAQIVSFTIGDNRLGSMETGTALVRAMTRVMSKEESQDDDGWNGHIDVINMSYGEHVHWSGSGRVGELMNEVINNYGVIWIASAGNNGPALCTISTPPDISTNAVIGVGAYVSPDMMVAEYSMRKKLPGTPYTWTSRGPTTDGDFGVSICAPGGAIASVPAFTLRGTQLMNGTSMAAPHVCGAVALLVSGMKARSLPYSPYSMKRALENTAQYMEDLDDFAQGHGLLQVEKAFAHLCKYADACERDVRFHITCGTSGKGIHLRGGLQDTAKEQSITVEPFFLKNDYADPKSKIEFNIRFALACSAPWVEYPSHLDMMYMNRPFTIKVDPTALEPGVHSTCIKAYDVTCVDKGSVFEVPITVVKPLAVDKSELPDLTFNNVYFKPGTIKRHFVQVPDDATWGVLRLKARKDTKNSRFVLHCVQLRPQLMCKTQEFHKMVSISQQSEATHGFPVKGGIILEAVVAKWWASLGDVCIDYSLSFYGLKPESPTVMMHGADGILHLEVRSSLRHEELSPTISLKTQVQVLRPNDAKVCALGTRDVIPPSRQIYELQLSYSFHINKATEISPNSALLSDLLYESEYESQLWMLFDSNKQLIAAGDAYPCKYLVKVEKGDFVLKMHVRHERRELLDRLTDLTLLLAQKLPSTLTLDVYTSHSQALIAGKKAQPIVLAPGTTQPIYITPLPNENNHRKRADSMWSLKGATMGQYLSGTISYAKDEIGKKVDLYSFRYILPPEPPRKQSSNGSKVAMAVCTSSSSDSKESNKEKERSKADDFKDALRDTKISWMAKIGLHGDNMKLSKTIFDELNTNFEDHLPLLLSRLQSLYDFLSENNNSELFFAYKSLTLEALGLADRIINLINQDTLLSYFGLKNDSRPDSTKIKTQMEKQKLALVDAHVRKGLILSELYLASQQKLDAVDTAPKDSGVALPSPTREELDSIMKEILKYADYSDTRVVPFSIQHAVVFEHYGRALKFTQKQQEEKQSKDLDLKSLQYLQNLGWEHAAQHMEAGLPVRYPSTYHPF